tatacagtaaaaaaaaaaaaaatatcatgatcatagcaaataatgaataaaataatagcCCAGAATGTCCAGGTTCATATTACAGGCAACAATATGCAAAATGATTcattaatacaatgaaatatatgtatgggATTAACGCATTTAACTGTGTGAAATAATATGTAAACACAACAGCTATataaacagaaacaaagtgGCCTGAAAACAGAGAGTACCAAGGGACGGTGCCTGCACAGTCGATTAGACTGGTCTACTTGTACTCAAAGTGTTCAAGCCAGTATGCTTATACATaacataaccccccccccccccccacaaaaagtaaatacattgcatattatatatttatatataactataacCAATATATTCCACCTTTAAGAATCATTTCACTGAGTTGTACAAGTACTTGTAAATCTTCatttgttaatttatatattatttcatGTATTAGTGGATgaaatgttaatgtattttatGTCTTTTCATCCACAGTTCTGATGCCAAGTACGACTCACACTGTGGTTGGCCGTCCTTCACCGAGGCTTACGGAACCAAAAATGGAGACGAATCGATGTCCCATATCTTACGTCGACCAGACAACAGCATTGGAATGATTCGCACAGAAGTTATTTGTAAAAACGTAAgtttctaaatacatgtattgttaagaTAAGATTggaattttattaaaacaaatgagGTTTTTAATGCCGCACGATAACtgatatgtacattgtactgtTCACCATGTCTGTCAATGTAAAATCACAAGTTTCGTTCAAGTATTAGTGAAAGGATttgtaaatttgaattattttttatgttttccttTAGTGTGATGCCCATCTAGGTCATGTGTTCGATGACGGTCCCGAGCCCACTGGACAGAGGTTTTGTATCAATAGTCTCTCTCTTAAGTTCAAGTCCTACAGACCATAGAGTGAAATATCGCTGTGTGCCTAACCCAGATAACTGTATGTATCCAACGATGGCCAAAACATGACATACCTACTCTTTTGACattcagtgggttttttttggggggggggggaatgttTTTTGACACAGAAACTATCTTTAAAGTTGATTTCTTTGTATCTTAccaaaaaattgtaataatttaCACTACTTGTAAACTAAGTAATTTCTGGCTCTGGaaaaagtggtttttttttgtaatacaaCCATATACAGTAAAATACATGCAGGTCTGTATTTTGTATGTTGATCATTAATTAATCTGATTCACACgaatctctctttaaacacagtTATGTTCAAAGCTCAAAtctgtattatttttgttttgttcatttttttaggGTTTATCATTACAGATTTGTTTTCTCATATCtgatgatttgattttttgcaagaaaaatttgttatttttacattttgttatgAGATAATGTtggttttacaaattttatattcGACACATAACagatatataccggtattcctGATGCAATCAAAAATGGTTAGATTAAAATTCTATACAGTTGTTTTCAGGAAGTCAAATTACTGTGGTTGTGTTTTTTTATGTGACTTATGTAGAGCAGTATATGTTACTGGTGAtacttttcattatttcaagttttcatttcttaaattgaaatattttcttttcaatcaAGGGGAAGGGGTTCCATATCTCTTTAATAGGCAAGTACGTGTGATAGTTTTCTGGATATAAAACCAAAATATATCCATTTTAAGTTGTGGAACTTGAAAAAGGAGAGACTATGGAATTAAACATGTCATATTGACTACAGTTTATTGTGGAAGTTGTGTCAAAAGGCCACATAcagcattatttacaaatacgtTTTGTTATAATTATAATGGAGGAGATGGAAGATATTTGATCTTTTATAGGAGGAATTGTCAAAGATGCTACTGAAAGAAATTAGTATTGTGCATCTTTTACAAACCACAAACAAGTAGTAAGAGGGATACCCATAGAATGGATGATGTAACAATTAAATACATTTGTGGGACGGTCAGGGAATTTCTCGAGTTTGACCTTGATATTTTTGCTACAAGCCCAagtcaaaactgtaaaaaaaaattttgcaaagtATATAGAACCATTTGAACAAGGCCTTAGACTTTCTGTAGGACGTAGCCatcatttcttgcgtcaaaacatgttaaaaatgacgctggatTGAAGttaaatatgcaccgattgggtagtcttagctcaaaagccagacaaatcgtcTTGATTTCAATTAGCTTTCACTGAGTgggcagcaatgaaatagacaggcatacgtcacattgctgtttgacacaactacccaaagtccaagctcttgttataatggttctacatgtacttatatgtaCAGAATGTTCTGTTGTGTAtgtaagttacatgtaataaaaatgttatttggtaaggttttgaatttttattttgggaGGGGGAATAGGAGAAAAGaagatttgtttaattttgtgtgtgggttttttttattatattataattattatttttttttttttttataaaattgcaatttcttgtgccattttgttttttttcaaatgccaGAATTGATGGTGCTGTGTTTGAATAAAGTGGTGTATTGAGTaggattaaataattaattgaaatttttaattaccAACTCTAAATTGATATACCTTGTGTGCTAGTCTtctttatgggttttttttaaatgagccATTATCTTTACCTTTTTCATGTAAACCATGTTTAGTGCATGATACAGGTGCCATTTAGTTTACGGGGTTTCCCAATGCTTAAGTTTCAATGTTTTACATGTCAAGTGCTCATTCTCTCCAACTCGTCATAGTTAAAATATCTGTCTTGTATTGTGTGCCAGGATTATTTGTGTTACTGGATGTATACATTTTACTCCGAGTGCCCTAGTTTTCAGACAGTCTGATGAAGAATTATTAGTTAGTGATCTGAGCTCTCTATCCCTCCTTTTTTGTAttgtgtatattttgttttgtatgtaTAATGTCTAATGTCTATAAGTTTAAAATGCTTGAAAATTACACTAAAAAAtccatatttgtttattttgattatcTGAAAATgactcatacatgtaccacaatAACAAAAAGATATGTATAAAGAATGGGAAAAACCATAAAAAGGTTATGGTAATATAGgcaacatttttaaagtaaataatagaattaacTATTTTTGAGTAGAAATTGAGCTTAATTCTAGTATGCATAGCCTGTGTTTGATTAGTTTTAGACATAGAGAATATTTGACATGTTTTGGAAAGTTCATGAAATACTACCATGCtgtaaatttttttactatatataatttgtgtgattttatgaataaaatctcAATCTACCAGTCcatattatttatgaatttataaagTGTGTTGTGATTTATTTCTCCCTAGGTTTCCTTGTGGCAAAAAAGATAGTGTATCAAATACAGAGTGCATATTGTCAAGCTTTTTTTGggttaaacatgttttattgtaaagaTGGTATATACAAAAGGATCGGGCACAAGTTCTGCAAACTTAAAACGCCGTCTCctgtgaaattttgacacaaaaTATACACTTTGACGAAAACATGACAATATCATAGATCATAATAAAATTCCATCATTGAAGTTATACCAAAGTAAATAATCGACAAAtaggaaataaaaattataataaggTTTTGTatctaatttatacatgttaaaaccGTATGTATCTCTTTAAAAATAGCTGAAacgttaaaaaataatttttcattttctgcaATACTGATAGAGTTATCTCCCCATAACAAAACGTTAGTGGCgataacatgtaaattttctATTCTAAAGATAAGATTGTCAATTTGAATAAATCATTTAGTGGAATATTACCGTATATTTTGCACAAGAAAAATATGATACGCATCTTTTACTTTTCCACATGAACATAATAGACTATCGATGATTTTTCatctatataaaacaattatgtTGAAGTCTAGTGTGAATTACATTTCCGTAACGTTCTCCATATGATGGAGGTTGTGATTATGGAAGACAGAAAACCtttcttaaaaaattttaatgttggcaagtttcttatttttaaaggtatataTACCATTCCACAAATCTATGGCTGTTGGAACAACagatgatttaaataaatgtaaaattttagtCTACATTTTGGAATACTGTAATTTTGCGATTGTCTTGTAGTATAAGTAAATCCGTTCGAGCGAGTGCTTGTAAAAATTTTAGTAAGATAGTCAGGCGCTAAATTGTGATTAATTTTACGCATTGTTGTTTTAGCTTTTCTTTCCTTCTATCAAGAAGTGATTCCCACCCAGTTTCTTGCTATAAAGAGTCTCGACATGCTATTGAAGTCAACCCTGTATCTATTCTACTATACaatttgtgtgattttataaataaaattacaatctACAAGTCcatattatttatgaatttaGGAAATGTGTTGTGATTTTATTCCTCATTAGGTTTTCCTTGTGGCAAAAAAGATAGTGTCTCAAATACAGAGTGCATATTGTCAAGTAATTTTTTCTGGTCAAGGGGAGGGGATCAGTGGGTTATTTTTGTCAGACAGGGAGTCCAAAGGCCTGTCAATAGGAATCTAATGAGTTTGAATTTCTCTCCTCTAGATTTGTTCATTTACCAAATTAAAATACCAATCATCCCTTTTTTGTGACCacattcaacaaaaatatacaatacatagAAATAACATCTAGTAGTGCTTGCTTTAAAAAGAACTTTTTGTTACATGcaatgaaaatatgtaaattacaaTATATGTACGGAACATTGTAAACCTACCATTAGGAACAGAGGGTGTTAGAAAACAAACAGTACAAGATTAAAAGTCACTTATTAAAACGAAatagtattatacatgtagaatggcTGTTTATAGGTTGAATACACATAGCACAAATAAACAGTACTTGAACAAAtgatataataatacatgtgaGCCGAGGTATACGAAATAAAATGTATGTACCATAATAACAACATGTAAATGTGTTGTTTAAAGGTCGAAATAGAAGTATATAAACAATAGatataatatttgatttatgtACCGTTATGTAATAAGAATTTCTATTCATCGCCTTGTGTTTAGCATCCATGTACtacatcgtcggaaacccacggtcGGTCTCGCTTCTCTGACCTTTTCTCTTGGGTAAGAGAAGCGAGACCGACCGTGGGTTTCCGATGATGCCATGTACTATAGAGTGGTATGCAATATAACGATTATCTAGGTTACACGTAGCGATACAGGTGACGCACTGTGCTCACGGTATATCAGTGTTTGAATCGAGAGACGTGTTCAACAGAGCGACCGCTCGCCAAATTTCCCTTCACCCTCAACAAAAGTTTTGGCAAGCGCTCACGAGCGCTCTCTCTGCAGAACACGCATTAGGTCACACAATAGCAGCGTCATCAGGCCAGAGAGCCAGAAAAACTCAAACGAGCTTAATTTGTTCTGTCTTGCTTCAAGTCTGGACTATATATTCCTCTGGTAAAAGTGTGAATGAGATCAAAAGCGAACTCTCCAAATTATTTAAGACCCCGAAACCAGTTGCGCTGAAAGTCATTGGTCCGCGATTATTATACAGTtgtcactaaaaaaaaaatggggggggcaCCCACTCAAGGGGTGGTGGATAGACTTGTCGTGGTAGAGTTGGGATCCAGCGTTGTCATGACAACTGCTCTGCAGACACCTTCCAAAGAGCCGGATGTAAAGATGGCGGGGACGTTACCCAGATCGAAGATGGCCTTGCCCCAGGTGTTGACTGCCAAAGTCAGGACCAAAATAGACAGGATGTTCATTGGAATTCCAACAATACCCTGGGGAAAAGAAGTAACAGGTTGCATGTGagaaaaataacacaaataaCGACACAAGGATTGACCCTAGCTGCAATCTGTAAATCAGAATTTGATTGGCTAATGCAGGTCTCAAAATTTTAGTCATGACGTTGACGATGGGGAGAGAAAGAATCgaaattaaaagcatttatgTTAAGAGTACTTAAGCTTCTGCAAATTTGGCTTTAATAAGACTCGACCTCAAAGACTTCAATTTGGTtaatatagaaccattttaataagagcttggactttgggtagttgtgtcaaacaacGATGTGACGTAAGCCTGTCTacttcattgctggccactcagccatggctctttgaaatcaacaagatttgtctggcctTTGAGCTATGATTACGcgatcggtgcatatttcgcttgaaaccgtgtcatttttaacttgttttgacacaagaaatagatatatatgttaaaatggttctaaacaAAACTCGAGGTCTGGATACACCAGTCAACCCCTAAACCAACCCGTCATAGACATTGGTCGTTTGGCAGACTGCCAGTGTAACAACAGCACTCTGCAGAAgattatagaaccattttaacaaaacctTCGACTTTCAGTAGGCCGTAGCTATCTattccttgcgtcaaaacaagttaaaaatgacgcggtttcaagcgaaatatgcatcaattgcgtagtcttagctcaaaagccagacaaatctagttgatttcaaagagtGACTGAATGgatagcaatgaaatagacaggtctacgtcacattgctatttgacacaactacccaaaagtgcaagctcttgttaaaatagttctttTTCACAGAGTCCAGTGCCTTCTATTCGTGTACAATACGTAATTTTTCATGGCCGAGAAagataaaaatctaaaatggCCGTTACCATATCTAGAATGGTAACAAATCCCGTGCTGAAGACGATGGCATTAGGGGGCGTGGCCACCGGAAGACAGAAGGCAAATGACGTAGCAACGGCCGTCGAAATCATCATGTAGAGAGGGTGCATTCCCACCGAGGTAGCCTAGAATACAGCGTTAATTACATATTATAATAAACGTATTTATGTACACAGTCAAATGATGCATCTATTTATAGCAATCTCCTGTTTTACCAATTCGAACATGATCGGCATGGCGAGCGATGCTATGGCCGTGTTACTGGTGATCTCTGTAATGCCAGCGATGATCAGACACACTAACAGATTCATGACCCACGGATCCAGGAAATCAAACACCGCCAGTTTACACCCAATCCATATGGACAGCCCGGATTTCTACAACATACAACAAATGCAGTATCGGCGATGTTCGATTGGCTTACAGCAACTACAGTATCGGCGATGTTCGATTGGCTTACAACAAATACAGTATCGGCGATGTTCGATTGGCTTACAACAAATACAGTATCAGCTATCGAATATTTAGGTCGGTGTGCCGAATTTTCCAGTAGAGTTACCTATCTGCGGCTAATTTCAcatgaaaaatctttaaaagctGTAACGCACCGTGGCAGCATCAGCCAGCGCGAATCCACCACCAAGCAGTATAATCACGCCCCACGAGACTTTATCCTGGGCCACCCGCCAGGACAAAATGGGTGTGAAACCAGGTTTGGGATTGGTTTCTGGAACACAAGGTCAGAAATTTAACAACAGTGACATACACTGTTCTAAGAGGCAATCAATATGATTTCAATGTATTCCAtcaaatagaaccattttaataggaccttggacttttggtagaatgtaactatctatttcttgcatcaaaacaagatGAAACTGACACTGTTTTCAAGTGATATAAACACagattgcatagtcttagctcaaaagctagacaagtcttgttgatttcaaagagccattgCTGAGTGACcggcaatgaaatagacaggcctacgtcacattgctgtttgacacaactacccaaagtccaagctcttgttaaaatggttctacttaATAGTGATCGGGTTACATATGTTTCTCAGTAAAATTGATCGGACCTGATGGTTTGAACCAACAAAAGACATTCGGAACTTCTCTGGGAAGAATGAACAGAAGACATGCAACGAGGATGGATGCCGTAGAATCACGTGCAGTGGAGACTTTCCTGTAGATAAcacaatttgtaatttaaacGTTCAGAAAACAGTTTGCGAAGCAACAAAAATCAACTGAAGTTAATTGGCCTCACCCTGTCTTTGCATCTTTGAAGAGCTCTCCCCACCCTCCTACATTCGGAATGTTTCGGAATATCCACAACAATGCTAGAACACAGAACAGCACCAATACCTCCACCTCGGCGAACCTACAACATAGATGCAGCTGACCCATACTCTGTCACGCCAACTATATATCTTCAGGATCTTAATAATATCTAATTCAAcagattttttaagataagaaatgCATTTGTTAACTTTCTGATTAACATCGGGTCTTTCGTTTATTTATTTGGCCTGATCTTGATATTGGGATTACGGTAATAACATACACTGAATGcatattttatacaattaaaGAGGCATCTGGACTTTGGTCAGActttatttttccgtttttaatgCCCAACAgagcttcagtaaggcatttatAATAAGTCAACGTTGGTCCCCACGTTATAAGCGAGATAAAGGGTTCAAAATCCTTCGTTacgtaaacaattattttttacgttcagaatgtttgaaataaaacggcagatagaaaaatcaccttgaaaagaacttttaccggtatattgaacaaatgtaaacaaaacatggcACAGACCTTGTTTAcgtaacaaagaattgtgagctctcgGTTATAGCAAAGTTCTAGGAACCGATGAATTAACttcgttatatcaaatattcgttatatccgtataacgaattcgtaataataactatagcgaattcactatatacatgttttctttcagcAGACTACATTTTTTGCTACATAAGGCttagaatgaaaatacattcttttgatATTCGTTATAAAAGccttaatttttattatatttcacctctacgggactcaaaattagtgcgctatatccgtaaattcgttataaaccgtaaaaatttgtaaagaattttaccggggactaaaaaaaaacccttcgTTTTATCCGATATTTCGCTATACTAGTAttcgtgttcgtactaaacgagttttactgaaTCTTCATAATCTTGCTTATAAATCAACAActaacactcaaattttgattgatctctAGAAATGAATGACTAATCCACTGTTAactatagaaataaaaattgatccaaattaatatttgttataaaCGCGCCGTCTCCTGTTtgtcttaattaatataaaGCGCCTGAAAGACATTGCGCGACCGTTGATTTCTTCCCGCCGTCTTACTTAATTCTTCCGAGAGCTCTCCATTCCTTAAGGACAGCAGACTGAATTGCTTTCTTTCTGGCCGATTCCGTGCCCTGACAGCATCTGTgggaaaataaataataattatgatattaatcaaaatgttGACCAAACGATGAGTCTCATGTTAAAAACGATTGACAACTTAGATCACCGGCTTAAAAGTAGCGCCTGCGTAGGAATAGATGTAACTATTCTGATGATAACTTACTTTTGGCGGAGGAATACAACCTGGAGATACAACCACGCCAGGACGAGTAGAAGAAGAGACATCGGGAAAGCGAAGGCCAGCCAGTTTACGTACGTAATGCCGGACGAAGACTTTCCGTATCTGGCATAGAAACTGAAACGATAGGTTATActctaatatcaattttgaatcTCAAGAATGGAAACAAAAATCGCAAACAAAAAGAGGTAGCCATGTCATTTGCAGTCATCTTTTATTTTGCAAGAAATCATTTACGAGTAGACACAACGTTAATAAATCATTTGCAAGTAAGAAATAATTTGCAAAACAATTTATTCACGAGAACTATATTTGCTAGTCATAAATAATCAACTGTAAAATAAGTTATCCTCTGATATGGTTTACCGGTATTGGTAACGTTGATTTgatttgtctttcttttttgaatttaaattgttaaaatgataATCCAGATTCAATGTACTGACATGTCGGCCTGACCCTGGAGCACCAGGTTTGGCGGGGTCCCAGTGAGAGTGGCTATCCCACCGATGTTTGCCCCGTAGGCCACGCAGAGTGCGAAACCCTTAGACATCCTCTTTAATTCCGGGCTCTTCTTTCTGAAACCAAAGCCACACTAAACCGTCAATTACTGAGTACCACGATTTATGCAATCACTTTATAAGTGGAACTGGGACCAATGGACGTAAGTCCTACGACACTACTAGTAACTCAAAACACGAGATACTGTAAAATCAACTTTTCGCAGGGATCCTTTTTGTAGTTTGAAAAAAACTTTTCTTATAGTGGATTTGATTTTGTGTTTAAACAATATATGAAGGCAATTTACGAATTTGTCCGTTTTACATTCAGAATCCGCACATTCGCTTGCTTTTCATGACAAAGTTTTGTAATGGGGAATACAAATTGGCACCAAATCTAAAGCCTTATAGAGTCAGAGTGTAACGTCAGGTTCAATAAACAGTATTTATTTAGTGTCTCACCTGAGGGTGGAACCCTCATCCATCTCCATGGTAACGGCCTCCACACTGGCCACCCcgttctttttttcttcagcATCCTCCGTGTCACCTAAAAAATCCTAATCATATGCTTTGAATTGTCTACATTGGATTGAATTTTACCAAATCtcgaaaaataaaaatctgtctTTGTATATAGTGcacaaatatattatttgtCTCTAATTTATTGATCGAGAATCTATGTGCTCGGATTAAACAACTGTCCTTAATAACTGTTTCTAT
This genomic window from Magallana gigas chromosome 5, xbMagGiga1.1, whole genome shotgun sequence contains:
- the LOC105330917 gene encoding solute carrier family 13 member 2; its protein translation is MDSVVAFLRNLWAIRSWIFLVLAFVLPFRLIVIGTPEARCAYVIIVMAKLWVTEALPIAVTALMPIFLLPMLGVQRGQDVSKNYVNDTSTLFLGGLFIAAAMEEVNLHRRIAVGVMRVLGSRINTLMLGLMLPTWFLSMWISNTAATSMMLPILVAVTEQMERMEKLDHEHHGDTEDAEEKKNGVASVEAVTMEMDEGSTLRKKSPELKRMSKGFALCVAYGANIGGIATLTGTPPNLVLQGQADIFYARYGKSSSGITYVNWLAFAFPMSLLLLVLAWLYLQVVFLRQKCCQGTESARKKAIQSAVLKEWRALGRIKFAEVEVLVLFCVLALLWIFRNIPNVGGWGELFKDAKTGKVSTARDSTASILVACLLFILPREVPNVFCWFKPSETNPKPGFTPILSWRVAQDKVSWGVIILLGGGFALADAATKSGLSIWIGCKLAVFDFLDPWVMNLLVCLIIAGITEITSNTAIASLAMPIMFELATSVGMHPLYMMISTAVATSFAFCLPVATPPNAIVFSTGFVTILDMGIVGIPMNILSILVLTLAVNTWGKAIFDLGNVPAIFTSGSLEGVCRAVVMTTLDPNSTTTSLSTTP